One genomic window of Arachis stenosperma cultivar V10309 chromosome 10, arast.V10309.gnm1.PFL2, whole genome shotgun sequence includes the following:
- the LOC130954916 gene encoding alcohol acyltransferase 9-like: MATTSVRVKEAVLVTPSDPTPTGILHLSALDSQLFLRFTVEYLFVYRRSSALDQPATVSRMKSALARALVPYYPFAGRVRSRPDVPSLEVVCRAQGALFIDACSDVYTANDFEKAPKTVTQWRKLLSLYVPDVLKGSPPLVVQLTWLADGAAAVGVGINHALCDGIGSAEFLNYFANLASQRFGPRDSDLKPKPVWDRHIMNPPSKKNERANTYNHPEFARVPDLCGFLNKVTTGLRPTSIVFNKRRINELKGIARYSSESSSSYTSFEVLAAHVWRSWARALGFPPNQQLKILFSINVRNRVKPNLPEGYYGNAFVLGCAQSSAKELVEKGIGYCSGLVKRAKERVDGEYVRRVSELVSEWRVSPDPVGVLIVSQWSRLGLERVEFMGRPIHVGPICWDRYCLFLPVRDETESVRVAVAVPAAAFDSYHRFIAESTS, translated from the coding sequence ATGGCAACAACCTCAGTGCGCGTCAAAGAAGCTGTGCTCGTCACACCTTCTGACCCCACACCAACTGGGATTCTCCACCTCTCCGCTCTCGACTCCCAACTCTTTCTTCGCTTCACCGTTGAATATCTATTTGTTTACAGGCGATCCTCTGCCCTCGACCAGCCTGCCACCGTGTCACGTATGAAGTCGGCATTGGCAAGGGCGCTCGTTCCGTACTATCCCTTTGCCGGCCGAGTTCGCTCTAGGCCGGACGTCCCCAGCCTCGAGGTAGTCTGCCGGGCACAGGGCGCACTCTTCATCGACGCCTGCTCTGATGTGTACACTGCCAATGATTTTGAGAAGGCTCCCAAAACGGTTACACAATGGAGGAAGCTCTTGTCACTCTATGTTCCCGACGTTCTCAAAGGATCGCCGCCACTCGTCGTTCAGCTCACGTGGCTTGCCGATGGAGCCGCCGCAGTTGGCGTCGGAATCAACCACGCCCTCTGCGATGGCATAGGAAGCGCTGAGTTTCTCAACTACTTCGCTAATTTAGCTTCCCAAAGGTTTGGCCCTCGCGATTCTGATCTGAAGCCCAAGCCCGTCTGGGATCGCCACATCATGAACCCGCCGTCGAAGAAGAACGAGCGGGCTAACACGTATAACCACCCTGAGTTTGCACGGGTTCCCGATCTCTGCGGGTTTTTGAACAAGGTCACCACCGGGCTCAGGCCCACCTCCATTGTTTTCAACAAGAGGCGCATCAACGAGCTCAAGGGAATAGCCCGTTACTCGAGCGAGTCGTCATCATCGTACACGTCTTTTGAGGTGCTAGCGGCCCATGTGTGGAGGAGCTGGGCCCGAGCATTGGGCTTTCCACCAAACCAGCAACTGAAGATTCTCTTTAGCATTAACGTGCGGAACCGGGTGAAACCGAACCTTCCAGAGGGGTATTACGGGAACGCGTTCGTTCTTGGGTGCGCACAGAGCAGTGCAAAGGAGCTTGTAGAAAAAGGAATCGGGTACTGTTCGGGTCTGGTGAAACGGGCCAAGGAGAGGGTGGATGGAGAATACGTGAGGAGGGTGAGTGAGTTGGTGTCCGAGTGGAGGGTGAGTCCTGACCCTGTTGGTGTGCTCATAGTTTCTCAGTGGTCTCGTTTGGGCCTTGAGAGGGTTGAGTTTATGGGTCGGCCCATTCATGTTGGGCCCATATGCTGGGATAGATACTGCTTGTTTCTTCCGGTGAGGGATGAGACGGAGAGTGTCAGGGTCGCCGTGGCTGTCCCTGCCGCCGCCTTTGACAGCTACCATCGCTTTATTGCAGAATCCACTTCATGA